One window from the genome of Dermacentor silvarum isolate Dsil-2018 chromosome 5, BIME_Dsil_1.4, whole genome shotgun sequence encodes:
- the LOC125946093 gene encoding uncharacterized protein LOC125946093 isoform X2, with product MEPSWTPRTIDHSQQWLAAYGIGRRWLHRCAQSEPTYEEAFGGKIIIPGSSGPMALSEAGIKPAELHGTTRPPDASSGGGGAVVSGGPSGKRRPAPTQTRQPGALSRGRELSPGTEGLAVGLQATSCVAKRQRRPLVRFRELPAPPEPRRGPASIATRQTGALSRQPPPSLIPRTDRYGEANLERGQCLAIPGERHQRSVPKVSTAACVRGRPSKIGGGARRETTTHHVRDMAT from the exons atggaaccttcgtggacaccacggacaatcgaccattcgcaacagtggctggcagcttatgggatcggccggcgttggctacatcggtgtg cccagtcagagcccacctatgaagaggcctttggcgggaagatcatcattcctggaagcagcggccccatggctttgagcgaagcaggcatcaaaccggccgagctgcatggaacaactcgacctcccgatgcatcatctggcggcgggggtgctgttgtgtctggcggtccctcgggaaaaaggaggcctgcgccgactcagacgcgccaacctggcgccctttctcgcggccgagaattgtcacctgggactgagggattagcagttggtctccaggctacctcatgcgtcgctaaacggcagcgtcgccctttggtgcggttccgtgaattaccagcgccgcccgaaccacgacgaggtccggcgtcgattgcgacgcgccaaactggcgccctttcgagacagccaccgccctccctgattccgcgaactgaccgctatggagaggcgaatcttgaaaggggccagtgtctggcaatcccgggggaacgacatcaacgttcggttcccaaggtgtcaaccgctgcctgtgttcgggggcgacctagcaagattggaggcggagcccggcgggaaacaacgacacatcacgtgcgggatatggccacctga
- the LOC125946093 gene encoding uncharacterized protein LOC125946093 isoform X4: MEPSWTPRTIDHSQQWLAAYGIGRRWLHRCAQSEPTYEEAFGGKIIIPGSSGPMALSEAGIKPAELHGTTRPPDASSGGGGAVVSGGPSGKRRPAPTQTRQPGALSRGRELSPGTEGLAVGLQATSCVAKRQRRPLVRFPPPEPRRGPASIATRQTGALSRQPPPSLIPRTDRYGEANLERGQCLAIPGERHQRSVPKVSTAACVRGRPSKIGGGARRETTTHHVRDMAT, encoded by the exons atggaaccttcgtggacaccacggacaatcgaccattcgcaacagtggctggcagcttatgggatcggccggcgttggctacatcggtgtg cccagtcagagcccacctatgaagaggcctttggcgggaagatcatcattcctggaagcagcggccccatggctttgagcgaagcaggcatcaaaccggccgagctgcatggaacaactcgacctcccgatgcatcatctggcggcgggggtgctgttgtgtctggcggtccctcgggaaaaaggaggcctgcgccgactcagacgcgccaacctggcgccctttctcgcggccgagaattgtcacctgggactgagggattagcagttggtctccaggctacctcatgcgtcgctaaacggcagcgtcgccctttggtgcggttcc cgccgcccgaaccacgacgaggtccggcgtcgattgcgacgcgccaaactggcgccctttcgagacagccaccgccctccctgattccgcgaactgaccgctatggagaggcgaatcttgaaaggggccagtgtctggcaatcccgggggaacgacatcaacgttcggttcccaaggtgtcaaccgctgcctgtgttcgggggcgacctagcaagattggaggcggagcccggcgggaaacaacgacacatcacgtgcgggatatggccacctga